GAAGGACCATTTTTTTACCAGCTGGAAAAACTTTAGTGAGGGGAGAGTGTAAGTTCCGTTCTGTTGTTGCTTTTCCGTACCATATGATGCCATTACTTGATATTGCCTATATCCAGATATACTCTAATGACATCGGTCTTCTCACATATGGATTGGTCGCATATCCTTTTCAATGGCTTTACGTTCTTCTTCATGGCAAATCCGGTCCTTGAAATGCTAGGAAGCCGTAACTTCATTCTTCTCTACCTCGGTGGTATGTTTGCTCTCATATTTGTATATGAATATATAGACCGACTGAACTTGAATTACAGGTGGCCTGGTTTCATCGGTATCAAGTCTTGCCTATGCTAAAATGGTAGGAAAAGTTGATTATAATTCACATGGAGCCAGTGGTAAGTTTATTTTTCCATTAAGCTATTAAAATAAATACATAAAGGGTTTGCTTGTTATAGGTGCTATTTATACTATTGTGACCCTTCTGGCATGTGTGGCCCCTAAGCTAACCTTTCAATTATATGGAATTATACCTGTCCCAGCATGGCTTGCAGTTTCTGGGTTTTTCACATATGATATGTATAGAACAATATCTGAAAAAGTAAGTAAATTGTTATATGGTGCAAAGATAATTTATTTACTTCCAATGTCATTACACTTTATAGAGTGGAACAACTGATACAGTAGGTCATATTGCAGGTATTTTAGCTGGTATAGGCTATTATCTTGGCAAACGGTTTAGATTGTTTTAAACAATTAATATTAATTTTACAATAATTTTGCCTTATTAGAAAAGTAAGATTTTATTAGCCAAAAAAATATAGAAAGCAAGAATATTATTATTCCAAGACCAATTCCAAATAGTAGCCAGATTCACTACAGGCTCAGttacatgtttgatgtcaaacattgacaatcaaacagatattatATAGGATGTAGATGTTTTATCATGAACAGCCTAAAAAGTGGGAAATGTGTAATTTGGTGGAATAGTGTCTGTGGGATTGTCTATAATGCATGCCATGGCCAAaaaattttttcaaaaagaaattTTGGATATTTGAAAACAAAGAGAATAAAAGAAATTTTTCTTTGGATGTTCTAAGAATGGATGCAACAAGAAGTGGTGCTTTGTCTGAATGGTAAAAAAAAGTAGTATTGTTCTCACCTACTAATTCAGCACATAGTAGCCATTCTGCAATCATATTATTTTATTATACTTCATATTAAATGTAAACTATTTAGTATTATGCTTTTATAATAATATATAAACCATGAATCAGTAATATTTAGATCAGATTTACTTGGATCAGGTTGGCAGTAGCAACATTTGTGTCTTCTTTAATACTCAAGGCTGCCAAATTATGCTCCAAAGAGGAACTCATAAAGCAAAAGACAATATACTTGATATTGTCAAGACTATTAATAGCAACATAGCCTTCTAGAATATTTGATAAGAAATTCTGGACATTTATATGGAAAACTTTGATAATAGCAAATGGGCAACTTATTAGATTTATAAGCTTATTTATATTTGTTGGACAAGCATAAGCATCACTCTTCTTTTTAAGGAAGTAGAGCCAGATGTGAGGTGTGTGATTGTCCAAAAAGAACATGAAGTATTTACACTTCTGGTAGGAATAAACAGAAAATGTCTTGAGATTGCAATAGATATAATCAAAAGGCTTTTTCACGTGTTTGGGGTTTTTGTCATATGACTTGTCAGTCATTTTACCCTTTGCACAGCCTTTATAGACATCTTTATTCTTGGATATGCTTATTTTGGGAAAGTTCTTTGTGGAATCCTTAAAATGTCTAAGAACATTATCAGAGGGATAACCAAGGTATTGATGCCAAAGGTCACTTGACTTTTGGAGAGTCAAAAATAATGTGCTAATGTCTCAATGTGCATGTGCACTCAATACATTGGATGTCAGATCGATTCATTTGAATTTGCCCTGGCTTGCAAGCCATATGATTTCTCAGGCAGATTAAAGAACCAAAGGATTTTAGCTGTTCCTTCTATAGTCATGCCAGATAACAGGAGTTGTCCTATCAACAATAATTGAATATATAATTGTTCCATGTATAGAACAGAATAGAGTTGGCAGACTTTATATCCCAGATCCTTAGAGTGTGAGGCCACTTCTATGAAAATTGTTCCAAAATCCGTGATAGGGACCATGGTGGTGGCAGTTTGCAAGATAGAACAATTATTTTTAGCAAAGTCTTGATAACTTGCGAAATCAGACTTATTGCCAGTAAAGTGCACACTAGCACCACTATCCATTAATTATGCCGTAAAGGTgtctttcctctttctgggtttttcaattcctttttctttgcaatCTGGACAACACTCAAAAtgagatagatatttttgaTATACATCATGTACAAATAAGTAGTAAATATCTATAGAgaatttctc
The sequence above is a segment of the Psilocybe cubensis strain MGC-MH-2018 chromosome 4, whole genome shotgun sequence genome. Coding sequences within it:
- a CDS encoding RHOMBOID-like protein 12, mitochondrial, with the translated sequence MSGFLFRLGFRPHAHLTVLTTQRGLPFLKNNNKLGTSVLDSLQTRAFSAYPRILSRPIHNQWQTRSFTPSKKDLYASPLRRWLSGTRWSNSPRYHSPPPPPKREFLAFLDRIPPNAVFVGIISINVAVFAIWLAAKEKYRQERDPTLLLWMKDHFFTSWKNFSEGRVYTLMTSVFSHMDWSHILFNGFTFFFMANPVLEMLGSRNFILLYLGGGLVSSVSSLAYAKMVGKVDYNSHGASGAIYTIVTLLACVAPKLTFQLYGIIPVPAWLAVSGFFTYDMYRTISEKSGTTDTVGHIAGILAGIGYYLGKRFRLF